One Streptomyces sp. NBC_01217 genomic region harbors:
- a CDS encoding DUF3644 domain-containing protein: MAYARWRHILMESQRHALKAVDEWNCSTGNYSDFLTHMHRAWHYLLHAEFHKAQIDYHYRDPKTGHHQLIDGEPKAWDLDRCLRERFPDNQDPVRLNGELFVALRNKVEHRYEHNLKIVTGGRAQALVMNYEQELVAHFGPEHSLADRLRFPMSLQALTAEGREQLQAAAKKLPKHTRDLVAKFEAAIDLTVLDDLRYDYRVRLVPIIGAKTDADLAINFVKLDELSEDERRTMVEAGRLGTVIEKIKHVEVADKDMLLPGRVARLVEEQVPFEFSVHNEHAKVWRRLAVRPATGAPDPRATNAKYCIYSEAFGTYVYTPAWVRKVVREIGTVEKYREFFGKEPRPKKVTPFPKQAGAQEPNDTRQRSKSA; this comes from the coding sequence ATGGCATACGCTCGCTGGCGCCACATCCTCATGGAGTCGCAGCGGCACGCCCTCAAAGCGGTGGACGAGTGGAATTGCTCGACTGGTAATTACAGCGACTTCCTCACGCACATGCACAGGGCGTGGCACTACCTGCTCCACGCCGAGTTCCACAAGGCGCAGATCGACTACCACTACCGAGACCCCAAGACCGGTCACCACCAGCTGATCGACGGTGAGCCCAAGGCTTGGGATCTGGACCGGTGCTTGCGGGAGCGTTTCCCCGACAACCAGGATCCCGTGCGTTTGAACGGGGAGCTGTTCGTGGCGCTCCGCAACAAGGTGGAGCACCGCTACGAGCACAACCTGAAGATCGTCACAGGCGGCAGGGCCCAGGCGCTCGTCATGAACTACGAGCAGGAACTGGTCGCCCACTTCGGCCCCGAGCACAGCCTTGCCGATCGGCTCCGCTTCCCGATGTCGCTCCAAGCACTCACCGCTGAAGGGCGGGAGCAGCTCCAGGCAGCGGCGAAGAAGCTGCCGAAGCACACCCGCGACCTGGTGGCGAAGTTCGAGGCCGCCATCGATCTCACGGTCCTCGACGATCTCCGATACGACTACCGCGTACGGCTCGTGCCCATCATCGGCGCCAAAACGGACGCTGACCTGGCGATCAACTTCGTCAAGCTCGACGAACTGAGTGAGGACGAGCGCAGGACCATGGTCGAGGCCGGGCGTCTCGGCACGGTGATCGAGAAGATCAAGCACGTCGAGGTGGCCGACAAGGACATGCTGCTCCCAGGGCGGGTCGCCCGCCTGGTGGAAGAGCAAGTGCCCTTCGAATTCAGTGTCCACAACGAGCACGCCAAAGTGTGGCGACGGCTCGCAGTCAGACCTGCCACCGGAGCTCCCGACCCCCGCGCCACGAACGCGAAGTACTGCATCTACAGCGAGGCATTCGGCACATACGTATACACACCCGCCTGGGTAAGGAAGGTCGTCAGGGAGATCGGCACCGTCGAGAAATACC
- a CDS encoding PucR family transcriptional regulator — translation MAGQDVSEEYLEGYARLLADASGTGRRLTREELDSRRVLGEQAAEAGLGLRSLVGAHMAATRAHWPTGNTASADDVLAAAAQALDAFAEGYERAQRHAVRQEEAARREFIDDLLYGRSDLGLLAQRAERYGLRLSYEHAVAVARGDVAYDEGDPVPREVERALIGRFGDRSILLTTKDGRLVCIAPGDQGDVLAYFAKQAFAATDGGRVAIGRPQPGAAGVVQSYEEALNTLDLADRLELDEPVLRAADLLVYPVLTRDRQAMADLVVSALGPLRQARGGAEPLLDTLTAYFDSGCVAAEAARRLSLSVRAFTYRLERIHKLTGADPSDPVHRYTLQTAVIGARLLDWPAKPF, via the coding sequence ATGGCAGGGCAGGACGTTTCCGAGGAGTACCTGGAGGGGTACGCACGCCTTCTCGCGGACGCCTCGGGGACCGGGCGTCGTCTGACACGGGAGGAACTGGACTCGCGCCGGGTCCTGGGGGAGCAGGCCGCCGAGGCCGGGCTCGGACTGCGTTCCCTGGTCGGCGCCCACATGGCCGCAACGCGAGCGCACTGGCCCACCGGTAACACCGCGTCCGCCGACGACGTCCTGGCCGCCGCCGCCCAGGCCCTCGACGCGTTTGCCGAGGGCTACGAACGCGCCCAGCGCCACGCCGTACGCCAGGAGGAGGCCGCCCGCCGTGAGTTCATCGACGATCTGCTCTACGGCCGCAGCGACCTGGGCCTGCTGGCCCAGCGCGCCGAACGCTACGGACTGCGGCTGTCGTACGAGCACGCGGTCGCCGTGGCACGTGGTGATGTTGCATACGACGAGGGTGACCCCGTGCCCAGGGAGGTGGAGCGCGCGCTGATAGGCCGCTTCGGCGACCGCAGCATCCTGCTCACCACCAAGGACGGCCGACTCGTGTGCATCGCACCCGGCGACCAGGGTGATGTCCTTGCCTACTTCGCCAAGCAGGCGTTCGCCGCCACCGACGGTGGCCGGGTCGCGATCGGCCGCCCGCAGCCCGGCGCGGCCGGCGTCGTCCAGTCGTACGAGGAAGCCCTGAACACCCTCGATCTGGCCGACCGTCTGGAACTCGACGAACCCGTGCTCCGCGCCGCCGACCTCCTCGTCTACCCCGTCCTCACCCGCGACCGGCAGGCCATGGCCGATCTGGTGGTCAGTGCCCTCGGCCCGTTGCGCCAGGCCCGCGGCGGAGCCGAGCCGCTCCTCGACACCCTCACCGCCTACTTCGACTCCGGCTGTGTGGCCGCCGAGGCGGCCCGCCGGCTGTCGCTGAGCGTGCGTGCGTTCACGTACCGTCTGGAACGCATCCACAAGCTCACCGGCGCCGACCCGTCCGACCCGGTGCACCGCTACACGCTCCAGACCGCGGTGATCGGGGCCCGGCTGCTGGACTGGCCCGCGAAGCCCTTCTGA